The following proteins are co-located in the Megalobrama amblycephala isolate DHTTF-2021 linkage group LG12, ASM1881202v1, whole genome shotgun sequence genome:
- the LOC125280630 gene encoding endochitinase 2-like isoform X13, translated as MITSESEEPASLVCGDGSKTSLMITSESEEPASLVCGDGSKTSLMITSESEEPASLVCGDGSKTSLMITSENEEPASLVCGDGSKTSLMITSESEEPASLVCGDGSKTSLMITSESEEPASLVCGDGSKTSLMITSETEEPASLVCGDGSKTSLMITSETEEPASLVCGDGSKTSLMITSESEEPASLVCGDGSKTSLMITSETEEPASLVCGDGSKTSLMITSETEEPASLVCGDGSKTSLMITSENEEPASLVCGDGSKTSLMITSENEEPALLVCGDGSKTSLMITSENEEPASLVCGDGSKTSLMITSENEEPASLVCGDGSKTSLMITSESEEPASLVCGDGSKTSLMITSETEEPASLVCGDGSKTSLMITSESEEPASLVCGDGSKTSLMITSETEEPASLVCGDGSKTSLMITSENEEPASLVCGDGSKTSLMITSENEEPASLVCGDGSKTSLMITSENEEPASLVCGDGSKTSLMVIVKFTKK; from the exons ATG ATAACTTCAGAGAGTGAAGAACCTGCCTCACTCGTCTGTGGAGATGGGAGTAAAACATCACTGATG ATAACTTCAGAGAGTGAAGAACCTGCCTCACTCGTCTGTGGAGATGGGAGTAAAACATCACTGATG ATAACTTCAGAGAGTGAAGAACCTGCCTCACTCGTCTGTGGAGATGGGAGTAAAACATCACTGATG ATAACTTCAGAGAATGAAGAACCTGCCTCACTCGTCTGTGGAGATGGGAGTAAAACATCACTGATG ATAACTTCAGAGAGTGAAGAACCTGCCTCACTCGTCTGTGGAGATGGGAGTAAAACATCACTGATG ATAACTTCAGAGAGTGAAGAACCTGCCTCACTCGTCTGTGGAGATGGGAGTAAAACATCACTGATG ATAACTTCAGAGACTGAAGAACCTGCCTCACTCGTCTGTGGAGATGGGAGTAAAACATCACTGATG ATAACTTCAGAGACTGAAGAACCTGCCTCACTCGTCTGTGGAGATGGGAGTAAAACATCACTGATG ATAACTTCAGAGAGTGAAGAACCTGCCTCACTCGTCTGTGGAGATGGGAGTAAAACATCACTGATG ATAACTTCAGAGACTGAAGAACCTGCCTCACTCGTCTGTGGAGATGGGAGTAAAACATCACTGATG ATAACTTCAGAGACTGAAGAACCTGCCTCACTCGTCTGTGGAGATGGGAGTAAAACATCACTGATG ATAACTTCAGAGAATGAAGAACCTGCCTCACTCGTCTGTGGAGATGGGAGTAAAACATCACTGATG ATAACTTCAGAGAATGAAGAACCTGCCTTACTCGTCTGTGGAGATGGGAGTAAAACATCACTGATG ATAACTTCAGAGAATGAAGAACCTGCCTCACTCGTCTGTGGAGATGGGAGTAAAACATCACTGATG ATAACTTCAGAGAATGAAGAACCTGCCTCACTCGTCTGTGGAGATGGGAGTAAAACATCACTGATG ATAACTTCAGAGAGTGAAGAACCTGCCTCACTCGTCTGTGGAGATGGGAGTAAAACATCACTGATG ATAACTTCAGAGACTGAAGAACCTGCCTCACTCGTCTGTGGAGATGGGAGTAAAACATCACTGATG ATAACTTCAGAGAGTGAAGAACCTGCCTCACTCGTCTGTGGAGATGGGAGTAAAACATCACTGATG ATAACTTCAGAGACTGAAGAACCTGCCTCACTCGTCTGTGGAGATGGGAGTAAAACATCACTGATG ATAACTTCAGAGAATGAAGAACCTGCCTCACTCGTCTGTGGAGATGGGAGTAAAACATCACTGATG ATAACTTCAGAGAATGAAGAACCTGCCTCACTCGTCTGTGGAGATGGGAGTAAAACATCACTGATG ATAACTTCAGAAAATGAAGAACCTGCCTCACTCGTCTGTGGAGATGGGAGTAAAACATCACTGATGGTAATTGtgaag tttacaaaaaaataa